In a single window of the Streptomyces sp. HUAS ZL42 genome:
- a CDS encoding questin oxidase family protein, protein MDTSGRLEEALQRLHVSGPERLGRLTNHAPMVVEALVAHGQAGAVHRWLDLYEPKLEDFPSPVAPVTETNWREALGDPRRAADWIAYFSRALADHPWRSVLAEWWPRLLPGLYGGSTHPVIRVGHAVRALEAGENAPRLTELAHGLGYWAARHHTVSGIAPLPGAGSATETLDAVPPIHLVGDGFPARLAAVRGLPTWADGVTDPDTAQERLTELVQAATHRYATHGHGEETMLVHAATAPNAVLRTLGSLPRRLWAPSLQAAWTASAAVTAMYAPAEPVAYRPPADLTAEEILELALAHGDEHVIKLTDTALDVGDEPSLAAALRAIELSVPLS, encoded by the coding sequence ATGGACACCAGCGGACGACTCGAAGAAGCACTGCAACGGCTCCACGTCTCGGGACCGGAGCGGCTCGGCCGCCTCACCAACCACGCCCCCATGGTGGTCGAGGCACTGGTCGCGCACGGGCAGGCCGGTGCCGTGCACCGATGGCTCGACCTGTACGAGCCGAAGCTCGAGGACTTCCCCTCCCCCGTGGCTCCCGTCACGGAGACCAACTGGCGTGAGGCGCTGGGCGATCCACGCCGGGCCGCCGACTGGATCGCGTATTTCTCCCGCGCCCTGGCCGACCACCCGTGGCGGAGCGTCCTCGCCGAGTGGTGGCCGCGCCTGCTCCCCGGCCTCTACGGCGGCTCCACCCACCCGGTGATCCGGGTCGGCCACGCCGTACGCGCCCTGGAAGCGGGCGAGAACGCGCCGCGGCTCACCGAGCTCGCGCACGGGCTGGGCTACTGGGCGGCCCGGCACCACACCGTGTCCGGCATCGCCCCGCTACCCGGCGCCGGGAGCGCCACGGAGACCCTGGACGCCGTGCCCCCGATCCACTTGGTGGGCGACGGCTTCCCGGCCCGGCTGGCCGCCGTACGCGGGCTCCCCACCTGGGCGGACGGCGTCACCGACCCGGACACCGCGCAGGAACGGCTCACCGAACTCGTCCAGGCCGCGACACACCGCTATGCCACGCACGGGCACGGCGAGGAGACGATGCTCGTGCACGCGGCGACCGCCCCCAACGCCGTGCTGCGTACGCTCGGTTCCCTGCCCCGTCGGCTGTGGGCGCCGAGCCTGCAGGCGGCGTGGACGGCGTCCGCGGCGGTCACCGCGATGTACGCCCCCGCCGAACCGGTGGCCTACCGGCCACCCGCGGACCTGACGGCCGAGGAGATCCTCGAGCTCGCCCTCGCCCACGGCGACGAGCACGTCATCAAACTCACCGACACGGCACTGGACGTCGGGGACGAGCCGTCGCTCGCCGCCGCCCTGCGCGCGATCGAGCTCAGCGTGCCCCTGTCCTGA
- a CDS encoding NPP1 family protein gives MSSPKFKAHRRRWLTGAAGAAALVVAFPAAAFAAPPQALPANAEAAEQTYLPAFDYDTDGCYSTPAIGPDGTVNGGLKPTGSLSGECHDASDLDNTNSYSRYKCNNGWCAYMYGLYFEKDQAISGSSIGGHRHDWEHVVVWVQNGQIQYVSTSNHGSFSVHTASEVRFEGTHAKIVYHKDGISTHCFRLGNSGDEPPENAKHTWQHPPLVGWNGYPAGLRDKLSAYDFGSANFGLKDANFAAHLTSAKPSGIAFDPNA, from the coding sequence GTGTCGTCACCGAAGTTCAAGGCACACCGCAGGAGATGGCTCACCGGCGCGGCCGGTGCCGCCGCACTCGTCGTCGCCTTCCCCGCCGCCGCCTTCGCGGCCCCGCCGCAGGCGCTGCCCGCCAACGCCGAGGCGGCGGAGCAGACGTACCTGCCCGCTTTCGACTACGACACGGACGGCTGCTACTCGACGCCCGCCATCGGCCCCGACGGAACGGTCAACGGCGGACTCAAGCCGACCGGCTCGCTCAGCGGGGAGTGCCACGACGCCTCCGACCTCGACAACACCAACAGCTACTCGCGCTACAAGTGCAACAACGGCTGGTGCGCCTACATGTACGGCCTGTACTTCGAGAAGGACCAGGCCATATCCGGCAGCAGCATCGGCGGACACCGCCACGACTGGGAGCACGTCGTGGTCTGGGTGCAGAACGGCCAGATCCAGTACGTCTCGACCTCCAACCACGGCTCGTTCAGCGTGCACACGGCGTCCGAGGTCCGCTTCGAGGGCACGCACGCGAAGATCGTCTACCACAAGGACGGCATCAGCACGCACTGCTTCCGGCTGGGCAATTCGGGCGACGAGCCGCCGGAGAACGCCAAGCACACCTGGCAGCACCCGCCGCTGGTCGGCTGGAACGGCTACCCCGCGGGCCTGCGCGACAAGCTGAGCGCCTACGACTTCGGCAGCGCCAACTTCGGCCTCAAGGACGCCAACTTCGCGGCACACCTCACGTCGGCGAAGCCGTCCGGCATCGCGTTCGACCCCAACGCCTGA
- a CDS encoding ATP-dependent DNA ligase has product MTLPLIAPMLATSGTLPPAAQDMRWAYETKQDGQRAVVYLPGDGSVVLRARSGEDITAAYPELRPLGEALGTEPAVLDGEVLALDEEGRADFQLLQSRMGLAHAPGRAARMAATVPVHLVLFDVMHLGRRSLLPLPYAERRTALEGLGLDGPFWSTPGAVVGHGRQALEATRAHGLEGLVCKRLDSGYEPGVRSRAWIKIRNMRSEDVIVGGWLPGKGRLSGLPGAVLVGQRAAGRLRYVGSVGTGWSEAERTGLAALLRAAATDECPFDPVPSVTGAHWVLPRLVGEVRFSTRTRAGLLRQPSWLRLRPDLAPEEAAADIPDNSL; this is encoded by the coding sequence GTGACCCTGCCGCTGATCGCCCCCATGCTCGCCACCTCCGGCACCCTGCCGCCCGCCGCGCAGGACATGCGCTGGGCGTACGAGACCAAGCAGGACGGCCAGCGCGCGGTGGTCTATCTGCCCGGGGACGGCAGCGTCGTGCTGCGCGCCCGTTCCGGGGAGGACATCACCGCCGCCTATCCCGAACTGCGGCCCCTGGGTGAGGCGCTGGGCACCGAACCCGCCGTGCTGGACGGCGAGGTCCTGGCGCTGGACGAAGAAGGACGCGCCGACTTCCAGTTGCTGCAGTCCCGGATGGGCCTGGCCCACGCGCCGGGCAGGGCGGCGCGCATGGCGGCGACCGTGCCGGTGCATCTGGTGCTGTTCGACGTGATGCACCTGGGCCGGCGCTCGCTCCTCCCCCTCCCCTACGCCGAACGGCGCACGGCGCTCGAAGGACTCGGTCTCGACGGGCCGTTCTGGTCCACTCCGGGTGCCGTCGTCGGCCACGGCCGGCAGGCTCTCGAGGCGACCCGCGCGCACGGCCTGGAGGGCCTGGTCTGCAAGCGGCTGGACTCCGGTTACGAACCCGGGGTGCGCTCCCGCGCCTGGATCAAGATCCGCAACATGCGCAGTGAGGACGTCATCGTGGGCGGCTGGCTGCCCGGCAAGGGCCGGCTGTCCGGCCTCCCCGGCGCCGTGCTGGTCGGCCAGCGCGCCGCGGGACGCCTGCGCTACGTCGGCAGCGTGGGCACGGGCTGGAGCGAGGCCGAACGCACCGGGCTCGCGGCGCTGCTGCGGGCCGCGGCGACCGACGAGTGCCCCTTCGATCCGGTGCCGTCGGTCACGGGCGCGCACTGGGTGCTGCCGCGGCTCGTCGGCGAGGTCCGCTTCAGTACCCGCACCCGGGCGGGACTGCTGCGGCAGCCGTCCTGGCTACGGCTGCGGCCGGACCTCGCGCCCGAGGAGGCAGCGGCCGACATTCCGGATAACTCTCTCTGA
- a CDS encoding sensor histidine kinase codes for MRRAVRHAARATVHLFVSAAMAFGSYVFVTVLLITATGTVAVVGAWMLPETVLLVRRIAGAKRRHTAAWTGREIPEAYQPVTGPLRERLHTAVRDPGLFVDARWMLAFYAYGWLPVLLLPLWPLGLVVDGVWCGLLVRTPVALPLIGRLADLEAAWSTALLKPSPKALLAARVKRLTATRADAVSAHGAELRRIERDLHDGAQARLVALSMRIGLAQRAYTRDPDAARRMLADAQGHAEEALTELRHVVRGIHPPILTDRGLVGAVRALAAGSGLQVAVLVDDLEDGPRAPAAVEGAAYFVVAESLTNAAKHSGSERAEVLLARTATGLSVRVRDEGGGGADEAGGSGLLGMQRRVAALDGTLRVSSPVGGPTVVAVELPCVW; via the coding sequence CTGCGCCGGGCCGTGCGGCACGCGGCGCGGGCCACGGTCCACCTCTTCGTCTCGGCGGCGATGGCCTTCGGGTCGTACGTCTTCGTCACCGTGCTGCTGATCACCGCCACGGGCACGGTCGCGGTGGTCGGTGCCTGGATGCTGCCCGAGACCGTGCTGCTGGTCCGGCGGATCGCCGGGGCCAAGCGGCGGCACACCGCCGCCTGGACGGGCCGGGAGATCCCCGAGGCCTACCAGCCGGTCACCGGGCCGCTGCGCGAGCGGCTGCATACGGCGGTCCGCGATCCCGGCTTGTTCGTGGACGCGCGCTGGATGCTCGCGTTCTACGCCTACGGCTGGCTTCCGGTGCTGCTGCTCCCGCTGTGGCCGCTGGGTCTCGTCGTCGACGGCGTGTGGTGCGGTCTGCTGGTCCGCACGCCCGTGGCCCTGCCGCTGATCGGCCGCCTCGCCGACCTGGAGGCCGCCTGGTCGACCGCCCTGCTCAAACCGTCACCGAAGGCACTGCTGGCCGCACGGGTCAAGAGACTGACGGCAACCCGGGCCGACGCCGTCTCCGCGCACGGCGCCGAACTGCGCCGTATCGAACGGGATCTGCACGACGGTGCACAGGCCCGCCTGGTGGCCCTGTCCATGCGGATCGGCCTGGCACAGCGCGCGTACACACGTGACCCCGACGCCGCGCGCCGGATGCTCGCCGACGCCCAGGGCCATGCCGAAGAGGCGCTCACCGAACTCCGGCACGTGGTGCGCGGCATCCATCCGCCGATCCTCACCGACCGCGGCCTCGTCGGTGCCGTACGGGCGCTCGCAGCCGGCAGTGGCCTTCAAGTGGCCGTCCTCGTCGACGACTTGGAGGACGGACCGCGTGCCCCTGCCGCGGTCGAGGGGGCCGCCTACTTCGTCGTCGCGGAGTCGCTGACCAACGCCGCCAAGCACAGCGGGTCGGAGCGGGCCGAGGTGCTGCTCGCCAGGACCGCCACGGGGTTGAGCGTGCGGGTGCGGGACGAGGGCGGAGGCGGCGCCGACGAGGCCGGCGGCTCCGGGCTGCTCGGCATGCAGCGGCGGGTCGCGGCGCTCGACGGGACTCTGCGGGTGTCGAGTCCGGTCGGCGGGCCGACCGTCGTGGCGGTGGAGCTGCCGTGCGTGTGGTGA
- a CDS encoding zinc-binding dehydrogenase produces MSTMKSVQTAGVGRVEVVDVERPVPGPKDVLVRIRACGICGTDVTFLHMGGMPARAHLGGDMIPVALGHEPAGEIVEVGAEVTGLKAGDRVVVNPQDAPTGIIGCGGEYGGMSEYLLIENAEVGRSVAVFPDTVPFDVASLNEPMAVSLHAVNRSEAGPGDKVVVFGAGPIGLGAAIWLKLRGVEHVVVADVIPSRLEKALAVGADAVVDSAEEDVAARLTELHGQSANALGQPRPGTDIFIDAAGAAAVLNTVVGSAKWGAKLVMVAVQKKGSEIDLGGMLRSELTLIASQGYPTEIFEVTPELVEHRERFARLISHRVPFSEVDRAFELTMTPGAAEKVVVTLDDEA; encoded by the coding sequence ATGAGCACGATGAAGTCCGTTCAGACAGCCGGCGTGGGCAGGGTCGAAGTGGTGGACGTCGAGCGTCCGGTACCCGGCCCCAAGGACGTGCTCGTACGGATCCGCGCCTGCGGCATCTGCGGCACCGACGTCACCTTCCTGCACATGGGCGGCATGCCGGCCCGCGCCCATCTCGGCGGCGACATGATCCCGGTCGCCCTGGGCCACGAGCCGGCCGGTGAGATCGTCGAGGTCGGTGCGGAGGTGACCGGTCTGAAGGCGGGCGACCGCGTGGTGGTCAACCCGCAGGACGCGCCGACCGGCATCATCGGCTGCGGCGGCGAGTACGGCGGCATGAGCGAGTACCTGCTCATCGAGAACGCCGAGGTCGGCAGGAGCGTGGCCGTCTTCCCGGACACCGTGCCCTTCGACGTCGCCTCCCTCAACGAGCCGATGGCGGTGTCCCTGCACGCCGTCAACCGCTCCGAGGCGGGGCCCGGCGACAAGGTCGTCGTCTTCGGCGCCGGGCCGATCGGCCTGGGTGCCGCGATCTGGCTGAAGCTGCGCGGCGTCGAGCACGTGGTGGTGGCCGACGTCATTCCCTCCCGGCTGGAGAAGGCACTGGCCGTGGGGGCGGACGCCGTGGTCGACTCCGCCGAGGAGGACGTGGCCGCGCGTCTGACCGAACTGCACGGCCAGAGCGCCAACGCGCTCGGCCAGCCCCGGCCGGGCACCGACATCTTCATCGACGCGGCCGGTGCCGCGGCCGTCCTCAACACCGTGGTCGGGTCGGCCAAGTGGGGCGCCAAGCTGGTCATGGTGGCGGTGCAGAAGAAGGGCTCCGAGATCGACCTCGGCGGCATGCTCCGCAGCGAGCTCACCCTCATCGCCTCCCAGGGCTATCCCACCGAGATCTTCGAGGTGACCCCCGAACTCGTGGAGCACCGGGAGCGTTTCGCGAGGCTGATCAGCCACCGCGTGCCGTTCTCCGAGGTCGACCGGGCCTTCGAGCTCACGATGACGCCGGGGGCCGCGGAAAAGGTGGTCGTGACCCTGGACGACGAGGCCTGA
- a CDS encoding MarR family winged helix-turn-helix transcriptional regulator, with the protein MPTERLPAASAEVIEIERALTRITYLSTRARQHERLMALAGVPLDRAAVALLRQIADAEPLRPGELANRLGVEASHVTRTVQQLQKSGHVTRVPDPDDRRAQRIQLTDTGRQAVDRVREAGARGMQLALADWSPDELRQLATLFHRMVDDFLSHAVEDETEQQAAGPAGNA; encoded by the coding sequence ATGCCCACCGAACGCCTCCCCGCAGCCTCCGCCGAAGTGATCGAGATCGAGCGCGCGCTCACCCGCATCACCTACCTGAGCACCCGTGCCCGCCAGCACGAGCGGCTGATGGCCCTGGCCGGAGTGCCGCTGGACCGAGCCGCCGTGGCGCTGCTGCGCCAGATCGCCGACGCGGAGCCGCTGCGGCCGGGGGAGCTGGCCAACAGGCTCGGTGTGGAGGCCTCGCATGTGACCCGCACGGTGCAGCAGCTGCAGAAGTCCGGGCACGTCACCCGCGTCCCCGACCCCGACGACCGCCGCGCCCAGCGCATCCAGCTCACGGACACCGGACGGCAGGCCGTCGACCGGGTCCGCGAGGCCGGCGCACGAGGGATGCAGCTGGCGCTGGCCGACTGGTCACCGGACGAGCTGCGTCAGCTCGCCACCCTCTTTCACCGCATGGTGGACGACTTCCTGTCGCACGCCGTCGAGGACGAGACCGAGCAGCAGGCCGCGGGTCCGGCCGGCAACGCCTGA
- a CDS encoding helix-turn-helix transcriptional regulator: MSDIRHSPKAPTRAQSLAAGERIDAHRHDDHQIVYAGSGVLAVTTDAGTWFAPGTRAIWVPAGTVHAHRAYGLLDLHLVGLPAEDNPLGLDAPTVLAVSPLLRELIRAYTGEPADAGPERDRMLAVLRDQLRASPQQPLRLPAPTDPRLAAVCALVHAHPADPRTLADLGAATGTGERTLSRLFRREFGMTFPQWRTQSRLYHALRLLADDMPVTTVAHRCGWSSASAFIDVFHRSFGYTPGTHNRHAR, encoded by the coding sequence GTGTCGGACATCCGCCATTCTCCGAAGGCGCCGACCCGCGCCCAGAGTCTGGCCGCCGGGGAGCGCATCGACGCGCACCGGCACGACGACCACCAGATCGTCTACGCCGGCTCCGGCGTCCTGGCCGTCACCACCGACGCCGGCACCTGGTTCGCGCCCGGGACGCGTGCCATCTGGGTCCCTGCGGGCACCGTGCACGCCCACCGCGCGTACGGTCTCCTCGACCTGCACCTGGTCGGCCTGCCCGCCGAGGACAACCCGCTGGGCCTCGACGCGCCCACCGTCCTGGCCGTCAGCCCCCTCCTGCGCGAGCTGATCCGCGCCTACACCGGCGAGCCCGCGGACGCAGGCCCGGAACGCGACCGGATGCTCGCCGTCCTGCGCGACCAGCTGCGCGCCTCACCGCAGCAACCCCTGCGACTGCCCGCCCCCACCGACCCCCGGCTGGCCGCGGTCTGCGCACTCGTCCACGCACACCCCGCCGACCCGCGCACCCTGGCCGACCTCGGCGCCGCCACCGGAACCGGCGAACGCACCCTCAGCCGCCTCTTCCGCCGCGAGTTCGGCATGACCTTCCCCCAGTGGCGCACCCAGTCCCGCCTCTACCACGCCCTGCGCCTGCTGGCCGACGACATGCCCGTGACCACGGTCGCCCACCGCTGTGGCTGGTCGTCGGCCAGCGCGTTCATCGACGTCTTCCACCGGTCCTTCGGGTACACCCCGGGGACGCACAACCGCCACGCTCGATGA
- a CDS encoding DoxX family protein: MPRSERSPLLLAGLLATAGVAHFASPRQFDAIVPRELPGSPRTWTYASGVAELALAAGLALPRTRRTAALATAAFFVGVFPANVKMAVDWRHRPAPLRAAAIGRLPLQLPLVLWARNVARNGEGRS; encoded by the coding sequence GTGCCACGGTCCGAACGCTCACCCCTGCTGCTCGCGGGCCTGTTGGCCACCGCGGGCGTCGCCCACTTCGCCTCGCCACGCCAGTTCGACGCGATCGTGCCCCGCGAGCTGCCCGGGTCGCCGCGGACGTGGACGTACGCGAGCGGCGTCGCCGAGCTCGCGCTCGCCGCGGGGCTGGCGCTCCCGCGCACCCGGCGGACCGCCGCGCTGGCCACGGCGGCGTTCTTCGTCGGTGTGTTCCCCGCCAACGTGAAGATGGCCGTGGACTGGCGCCACCGTCCGGCGCCGCTCAGGGCCGCGGCGATCGGGCGGCTGCCGCTGCAGCTGCCCCTCGTGCTGTGGGCCCGCAACGTCGCGCGGAACGGGGAGGGCCGGTCGTGA
- a CDS encoding peroxiredoxin, producing the protein MTKSLEIGDLVEDFSLPDETGTVRSLSELLTEGPVVLFFYPAALSPGCTAEACHFRDLTAEFAAVGARPVGISGDSVDRQQEFAGRHTLGMPLLSDEDGAIRERFGVKRGFSLAPTKRVTFVIAQDRTVLEVVRSELRMNTHADRALAALRAHKA; encoded by the coding sequence GTGACCAAGAGCCTGGAGATCGGCGACCTGGTCGAGGACTTCTCCCTGCCCGACGAGACCGGTACGGTGCGCAGCCTGTCCGAACTGCTCACCGAGGGGCCGGTGGTGCTGTTCTTCTACCCGGCCGCCCTCAGCCCCGGCTGCACCGCGGAGGCCTGCCACTTCCGTGACCTGACCGCCGAGTTCGCCGCCGTCGGCGCGCGGCCCGTGGGCATCAGCGGCGACTCCGTAGACCGCCAGCAGGAGTTCGCCGGCCGGCACACGCTCGGCATGCCGCTGCTGTCCGACGAGGACGGGGCGATCCGTGAGCGGTTCGGTGTGAAGCGAGGGTTCTCCCTGGCACCCACCAAGCGCGTCACCTTCGTCATAGCGCAGGACCGGACGGTCCTGGAGGTCGTACGCAGCGAACTGCGCATGAACACGCACGCCGACCGCGCGCTGGCGGCGCTGCGCGCCCACAAGGCCTGA
- a CDS encoding SpoIIE family protein phosphatase, whose amino-acid sequence MEHVAAAAIVDAHGTVTGWSDGARLLTGYPAEEAVGRAAADLLAEEVPTDAVTACTGFVVLRHRDGHPVGVPLTACPVLGPDGESTGFVITAERPREPEQTLAGQAFQQASMSMSVFDTGQRYLRLNEVACRVMGVSEEVLLGRHFPDTVEDAEHSRGFLSNLRQVAETGRPVRYESFTGAPSLNREHAWSIEMWPVRDPSGEVTGTALAAFDSSGQYWARMRLALLNEAAASIGTSLDVVRTAEEMVELLVPKYADFASVDLLEWVLGADEPPGVPEGDIVLRRVAHGSAHEGTPEAAVRLGETEVYPAFSPPAQALRQGRAVLSQAGEPEFMRWVAERNARAPAGRAYRRGAHSVLAVPLRARGTTLGVAVGVRIAHPDDYGDDDAVLAEELASRAAVCIDNARRFARERTTALALQHSLLPRGLPGQAAVEVAHRYLPSGSLAGIGGDWFDVIPLSGSRVALVVGDVVGHGIPSSATMGRLCMAVRTLADVDLPPDELLTHLDDLVTHLAGHDTGEEVAELGATCLYAVYDPVGRRLTLAAAGHPAPALVLPDGTARLVEMAPGPPLGVGGLPFEATELELPEGAVVALYTDGLIEDRDRDVDRATAELCRALIAPAESLDQLCDTVLKAVLPEEPSDDVALLLARTRALGADQVATWDVPPDPAHVAVTRQAATGQLTAWGLDEAAFVTELVVSELVTNAIRYGEPPIQLRLIRDRSLICEVSDGSSTSPHLRRAHAYDEGGRGLLLVAQLTQRWGSRQTGRGKTIWAEQVLPPV is encoded by the coding sequence ATGGAGCATGTCGCCGCTGCGGCGATCGTCGACGCCCACGGCACGGTGACGGGTTGGAGCGACGGTGCCCGGCTGCTGACCGGCTACCCGGCCGAGGAGGCCGTGGGACGAGCCGCGGCCGACCTGCTCGCCGAGGAGGTGCCGACCGACGCGGTCACCGCGTGCACCGGCTTCGTCGTGCTGCGCCACCGCGACGGCCACCCCGTCGGCGTTCCCCTGACGGCATGCCCGGTGCTCGGGCCGGACGGGGAGAGCACGGGGTTCGTGATCACCGCCGAGCGACCCCGGGAACCGGAACAGACCCTGGCGGGGCAGGCATTCCAGCAGGCGTCCATGTCGATGTCGGTCTTCGACACCGGCCAGCGCTATCTGCGTCTCAACGAGGTGGCCTGCCGGGTGATGGGAGTGTCCGAGGAGGTCCTGCTCGGCCGCCACTTCCCCGACACCGTGGAGGACGCCGAGCACAGCCGCGGCTTCCTGAGCAACCTGCGGCAGGTGGCCGAGACGGGCAGACCGGTCCGCTACGAGAGCTTCACGGGCGCGCCCTCCCTCAACCGGGAGCACGCCTGGAGCATCGAGATGTGGCCCGTACGCGATCCGTCCGGCGAGGTCACCGGGACCGCCCTGGCCGCGTTCGACAGTAGCGGTCAGTACTGGGCCCGGATGCGGCTGGCGCTCCTGAACGAGGCGGCGGCCTCCATCGGCACCTCCCTGGACGTGGTGCGCACCGCCGAGGAAATGGTGGAACTCCTCGTCCCGAAGTACGCCGACTTCGCCAGCGTGGACCTGCTCGAGTGGGTCCTCGGCGCGGACGAACCGCCGGGAGTGCCGGAGGGAGACATCGTCCTGCGCCGCGTCGCCCACGGCTCCGCCCACGAGGGCACGCCGGAGGCGGCCGTGCGCCTGGGCGAGACGGAGGTCTATCCGGCGTTCTCACCGCCCGCCCAGGCACTGCGGCAGGGGCGGGCGGTCCTCAGCCAGGCCGGCGAGCCGGAGTTCATGCGCTGGGTCGCCGAACGCAACGCGCGCGCCCCCGCCGGCCGCGCCTACCGCAGGGGCGCCCACTCCGTGCTCGCGGTGCCGCTGCGGGCCCGCGGCACCACCCTCGGCGTCGCGGTGGGCGTCCGTATCGCTCATCCGGACGACTACGGCGACGACGACGCCGTGCTCGCCGAGGAACTCGCCAGCCGGGCCGCGGTCTGCATCGACAACGCCCGCCGCTTCGCCCGCGAGCGCACGACCGCGCTCGCCCTCCAGCACAGCCTGCTGCCCCGGGGCCTTCCAGGACAGGCCGCCGTCGAGGTGGCCCACCGCTACCTGCCCAGCGGATCCCTCGCGGGCATCGGCGGCGACTGGTTCGACGTGATCCCGCTCTCCGGCAGCCGGGTCGCCCTGGTCGTCGGCGACGTCGTGGGGCACGGCATCCCCTCGTCGGCGACCATGGGGCGGCTGTGCATGGCCGTCCGTACGCTCGCCGACGTGGACCTGCCGCCGGACGAGCTCCTCACCCACCTCGACGACCTGGTCACCCACCTGGCCGGACACGACACGGGCGAGGAGGTCGCGGAGCTCGGCGCCACCTGCCTCTACGCCGTCTACGACCCCGTCGGGCGCCGTCTCACCCTCGCCGCGGCGGGCCACCCCGCACCCGCCCTCGTACTGCCCGACGGCACCGCTCGCCTCGTCGAGATGGCCCCCGGACCGCCGCTCGGCGTCGGCGGACTGCCCTTCGAGGCCACGGAACTCGAGCTGCCCGAGGGCGCGGTCGTCGCCCTGTACACCGACGGTCTGATCGAGGACCGCGACCGCGACGTGGACCGCGCCACCGCCGAACTGTGCCGAGCCCTGATCGCACCCGCGGAGTCCCTCGACCAGCTCTGCGACACCGTGCTCAAGGCCGTACTGCCGGAGGAGCCCAGCGACGACGTGGCCCTGCTCCTGGCCCGCACCCGTGCGCTGGGCGCGGACCAGGTCGCCACCTGGGACGTGCCACCGGACCCCGCCCACGTCGCCGTCACCCGGCAGGCGGCCACCGGGCAACTGACCGCGTGGGGACTGGACGAGGCCGCCTTCGTCACCGAACTGGTCGTCAGCGAACTGGTCACCAACGCGATCCGGTACGGCGAACCGCCCATCCAGCTACGGCTGATCCGCGACCGCAGCCTCATCTGCGAGGTGTCCGACGGCAGTTCCACCTCCCCGCACCTGCGCCGCGCCCACGCCTACGACGAGGGCGGGCGCGGACTGCTGCTCGTCGCCCAGCTCACCCAGCGCTGGGGCAGCCGGCAGACCGGCCGCGGCAAGACGATCTGGGCCGAGCAGGTGCTGCCGCCGGTGTGA
- a CDS encoding cupin domain-containing protein: MRIALRTAISGAVVAATVLAGGTAHATPPGPGVTGKLIYQTTVGDTDYVLREVTVPPGQATGWHYHDGPVYGYVKQGTLTHYHADCAVDGVYPEGTSLREPGGPSDVHLGRNLGDTTLVLEVLYVLPHGAPFSEDVPNPGCPFQ, translated from the coding sequence ATGCGCATCGCGCTCCGCACCGCCATCTCCGGCGCGGTCGTCGCCGCCACCGTCCTCGCCGGCGGTACCGCCCACGCGACCCCGCCCGGGCCCGGGGTGACCGGCAAGTTGATCTACCAGACCACGGTCGGTGACACCGACTACGTCCTCAGAGAGGTCACCGTCCCGCCCGGCCAGGCCACCGGCTGGCACTATCACGACGGTCCCGTCTACGGGTATGTGAAGCAGGGCACCCTCACCCACTACCACGCGGACTGCGCCGTCGACGGCGTCTATCCGGAGGGCACCTCGTTGCGCGAACCGGGCGGGCCGAGCGACGTCCACCTCGGCCGCAACCTCGGCGACACCACGCTCGTACTGGAAGTGCTCTACGTGCTGCCGCACGGCGCGCCGTTCTCCGAGGACGTGCCGAACCCGGGCTGCCCGTTCCAGTGA
- a CDS encoding DNA polymerase ligase N-terminal domain-containing protein, with translation MAEREQDRLKKYRGKRDFGRTGEPEGRPTPSGEAPRFVVQIHDARTLHFDFRLQVEDVLKSWSVPKGPSGDPKDRRLAVPTEDHPLEYEEFEGVIPQGEYGGGTVIVWDHGTYEPLSHDRKGRPLDFEESLERGHATFRLHGSKLHGEYALTRFRGAKSDDDEEAWLLVKSGRGHGHGTPDPRRARSVRSGRTLAQVAAED, from the coding sequence GTGGCCGAGCGCGAGCAGGACCGGCTGAAGAAGTACCGGGGCAAGCGTGACTTCGGACGGACCGGAGAGCCGGAGGGGCGGCCCACGCCGTCCGGGGAGGCGCCCCGGTTCGTCGTGCAGATCCATGACGCGCGCACGCTGCACTTCGACTTCCGGCTGCAGGTCGAGGACGTGCTGAAGTCCTGGTCCGTCCCCAAGGGGCCCTCCGGCGATCCGAAGGACCGGCGGCTCGCCGTCCCGACGGAGGACCACCCCCTCGAGTACGAGGAGTTCGAGGGGGTGATCCCGCAGGGCGAGTACGGCGGAGGCACCGTGATCGTCTGGGATCACGGAACCTACGAACCGCTCAGTCACGACCGCAAGGGCAGGCCCCTCGACTTCGAGGAGTCCCTCGAGCGCGGGCACGCCACGTTCCGCCTCCACGGGTCCAAGCTGCACGGCGAGTACGCCCTCACCCGTTTCCGGGGCGCGAAGAGCGACGACGACGAGGAGGCCTGGCTGCTGGTGAAGTCGGGCCGCGGCCACGGACACGGCACGCCGGATCCCCGCAGAGCACGTTCGGTGCGCAGCGGTCGCACCCTCGCCCAGGTGGCCGCCGAGGACTGA